A stretch of the uncultured Bacteroides sp. genome encodes the following:
- a CDS encoding ATP-binding protein — MDKNILKAVIADNQTEVPKYKVIPRIFTFEEFGNYVFVGIRRAGKSFLLYQRMQQLLAQGVQWDEMLYINFEDERLSGMAVEDLNLLLEVHLEMYGKKPILFLDEIQNIPGWEKFARRMADTKHRVYITGSNAKMLSQDIQTTLGGRYIPVDVYPYSFKEFLTANNISVTTNYLLSTKGKADVLRKFNDYFYFGGFPEGADLSAKRDYLTSVYQKIYLGDIAVRHAVENTFALRILFKKLSESIKQPMSFTRIANIVSSTGAKIGTQTVINYMEYAKDAWLINPIQNIASKLVDKETIPKYYYTDNGILNLFLLDGNTSLLENIVAVNLLRKYGRNDAVFFYNKGIEVDFYIPDAYTAIQVCYNLDNSDGTFDREVKALLKITEVLECNKLLIITRDTERMLEVNGKVIEVVPVWKWLLNL; from the coding sequence ATGGATAAGAATATTCTCAAAGCAGTTATTGCAGACAATCAAACGGAAGTTCCGAAGTATAAGGTAATTCCTCGAATTTTCACTTTTGAAGAATTTGGAAACTACGTCTTTGTCGGTATCCGGCGAGCTGGGAAATCTTTTTTGCTTTATCAACGGATGCAGCAGTTACTTGCCCAAGGAGTACAATGGGATGAGATGCTTTACATCAATTTTGAGGATGAGCGCCTTAGCGGAATGGCTGTAGAAGATTTAAATCTGCTGTTAGAAGTTCATTTAGAGATGTATGGAAAGAAACCTATTTTGTTTCTTGACGAAATACAAAATATTCCCGGATGGGAAAAGTTTGCCCGTCGAATGGCCGATACCAAACATCGGGTTTATATTACAGGAAGCAATGCAAAAATGTTGAGTCAGGATATTCAGACAACGCTGGGTGGACGTTATATCCCTGTCGATGTATATCCATACTCTTTCAAAGAGTTTTTAACGGCAAACAATATTTCTGTTACCACCAATTACTTGCTATCAACTAAAGGAAAAGCCGATGTATTGCGAAAGTTTAATGACTATTTTTACTTTGGTGGATTCCCTGAAGGTGCTGATCTTTCAGCTAAGAGAGATTACCTGACAAGTGTTTATCAAAAAATATATTTAGGAGATATTGCAGTTCGGCATGCTGTAGAGAATACGTTTGCCCTACGTATTTTATTTAAGAAGCTGTCTGAAAGTATAAAACAGCCTATGTCGTTTACCCGGATAGCAAATATTGTGTCGTCAACCGGGGCAAAAATCGGCACACAGACTGTTATTAATTATATGGAATACGCCAAAGACGCGTGGCTAATCAATCCAATACAAAACATCGCAAGTAAACTGGTAGACAAAGAAACTATTCCTAAGTACTATTACACAGATAATGGCATTCTGAATCTCTTTCTGTTGGATGGAAACACTTCTTTGTTGGAGAATATAGTGGCCGTGAATTTGCTACGTAAATATGGGCGCAATGATGCCGTTTTCTTTTACAATAAAGGAATAGAAGTTGATTTCTACATTCCTGATGCTTATACAGCTATTCAGGTATGTTACAATCTAGACAATAGTGATGGAACCTTTGACAGGGAAGTTAAAGCACTACTGAAAATTACCGAAGTTCTGGAATGCAATAAGCTACTAATTATTACACGAGACACGGAACGAATGTTAGAAGTCAACGGCAAGGTGATTGAAGTTGTTCCTGTATGGAAATGGCTGTTAAATCTGTAG
- a CDS encoding type 1 glutamine amidotransferase family protein, translating to MKKKVYIFLFDGFSDWEIAYLTPEINKSEKFEIIYFSKDGNPVVSMGGLRVMPHIPFAEVNVDDVDLLVLPGGVAWEKGENNELNHFTKNVFEKGKLIAAICAATSYLAQLGILDKIKHTSNDLNYLKAIVPNYAGESYYVNSLAVTDENIITAKGIAPIEFAREIFEKMELYKKGDIEKWFQLFKNGIWSE from the coding sequence ATGAAGAAAAAAGTATATATATTCCTATTCGATGGATTTTCGGATTGGGAAATAGCTTATCTCACACCGGAGATAAATAAGAGTGAGAAGTTTGAAATAATCTATTTTTCAAAAGACGGAAATCCTGTAGTGTCTATGGGAGGACTAAGGGTAATGCCGCATATTCCCTTTGCGGAAGTAAATGTTGACGATGTTGACTTACTGGTTCTACCCGGTGGTGTGGCATGGGAGAAAGGAGAAAACAATGAATTGAACCATTTCACAAAAAATGTCTTTGAGAAGGGGAAATTGATTGCTGCTATTTGTGCTGCAACTTCTTACTTAGCTCAGCTGGGCATTCTGGACAAGATAAAGCATACCAGCAATGACCTGAATTACCTGAAAGCAATTGTTCCGAATTATGCGGGCGAAAGTTATTATGTAAACTCGCTTGCTGTGACCGACGAAAATATAATCACTGCCAAAGGGATAGCTCCTATTGAATTTGCCAGAGAGATATTTGAGAAAATGGAGTTATATAAAAAGGGGGATATTGAGAAATGGTTCCAGCTATTCAAGAATGGTATATGGAGCGAGTAG